The following coding sequences are from one Polyodon spathula isolate WHYD16114869_AA chromosome 7, ASM1765450v1, whole genome shotgun sequence window:
- the LOC121318206 gene encoding pre-mRNA-splicing factor 18-like isoform X1, whose product MDLLKAELARKRKNLEEKELVGESKKYFKRSDLARKEEAEYFKRCGYKVFNEKPAGKVQKDDEKDKPSTSSNPVLELELTEEKLPMTLSRQEVIRSLRERGEPIRLFAESDYDAFQRLRKIEFLAPEVNKGLRNDLKAALDKIDQQYLNEVVGGQEPGEEDTQHDLKVHEENTTIEELEALGESLGQGDDDKDMDVITKVLKFLLGVWAKDLNGREDYVKRGVQGKLTSATQKQTESYLKPLFRKLRKRSLPADIKESITDIIKFMLQREYVKANDAYLQMAIGNAPWPIGVTMVGIHARTGREKIFSKHVAHVLNDETQRKYIQGLKRLMTICQKHFSTDPSKCVEYNAL is encoded by the exons ATGGATCTTTTAAAAGCAGAACTCGCGAGGAAAAGGAAAAATCTCGAAGAGAAAGAGCTAGTTGGC GAGTCAAAGAAATATTTTAAGCGCAGTGACCTTGCAAGAAAGGAAGAAGCCGAATACTTCAAAAGATGTGGTTACAAG GTTTTTAATGAGAAGCCAGCAGGAAAG GTACAGAAGGACGATGAGAAAGACAAGCCATCCACTTCCTCCAACCCAGTGTTGGAGCTGGAACTGACAGAAGAAAAATTGCCCATGACACTCTCCCGACAAGAG GTAATAAGGAGTCTGCGTGAACGAGGGGAGCCCATAAGATTGTTTGCAGAGTCTGATTACGATGCCTTCCAGCGCCTGAGAAAAATAGAATTTTTAGCTCCAGAAGTAAACAAG GGTTTAAGAAATGATCTGAAAGCTGCTTTGGACAAGATTGATCAGCAGTATCTAAATGAAGTTGTGGGAGGTCAGGAACCAGGAGAGGAGGACACGCAGCATGACTTGAAAGTCCATGAAGAAAACACCACCATTGAAGAACTGGAG GCTTTGGGTGAATCACTGGGACAAGGTGATGATGACAAAGACATGGATGTTATAACCAAGGTGTTGAAG TTCCTTCTTGGTGTCTGGGCAAAAGACCTCAACGGCAGAGAGGACTATGTTAAACGTGGTGTTCAGGGTAAACTGACCAGCGCCACCCAAAAACAGACCGAATCGTACCTGAAGCCCCTTTTCAGGAAACTCCGCAAAAGG AGTCTTCCTGCAGACATCAAAGAGTCGATAACAGATATTATTAAATTTATGTTGCAAAGAGAATACGTCAAG GCCAATGATGCATACCTTCAGATGGCTATAGGCAATGCACCTTGGCCTATTGGCGTGACTATGGTTGGTATTCACGCCCGCACAGGCCGTGAAAAAATCTTCTCCAAACATGTGGCTCATGTCCTGAACGATGAAACCCAGAGGAAATACATTCAG ggattgaAAAGATTGATGACAATCTGCCAGAAGCATTTCTCAACAGACCCTTCAAAATGTGTGGAGTACAATGCTTTGTGA
- the LOC121318206 gene encoding pre-mRNA-splicing factor 18-like isoform X2 translates to MDLLKAELARKRKNLEEKELVGESKKYFKRSDLARKEEAEYFKRCGYKVQKDDEKDKPSTSSNPVLELELTEEKLPMTLSRQEVIRSLRERGEPIRLFAESDYDAFQRLRKIEFLAPEVNKGLRNDLKAALDKIDQQYLNEVVGGQEPGEEDTQHDLKVHEENTTIEELEALGESLGQGDDDKDMDVITKVLKFLLGVWAKDLNGREDYVKRGVQGKLTSATQKQTESYLKPLFRKLRKRSLPADIKESITDIIKFMLQREYVKANDAYLQMAIGNAPWPIGVTMVGIHARTGREKIFSKHVAHVLNDETQRKYIQGLKRLMTICQKHFSTDPSKCVEYNAL, encoded by the exons ATGGATCTTTTAAAAGCAGAACTCGCGAGGAAAAGGAAAAATCTCGAAGAGAAAGAGCTAGTTGGC GAGTCAAAGAAATATTTTAAGCGCAGTGACCTTGCAAGAAAGGAAGAAGCCGAATACTTCAAAAGATGTGGTTACAAG GTACAGAAGGACGATGAGAAAGACAAGCCATCCACTTCCTCCAACCCAGTGTTGGAGCTGGAACTGACAGAAGAAAAATTGCCCATGACACTCTCCCGACAAGAG GTAATAAGGAGTCTGCGTGAACGAGGGGAGCCCATAAGATTGTTTGCAGAGTCTGATTACGATGCCTTCCAGCGCCTGAGAAAAATAGAATTTTTAGCTCCAGAAGTAAACAAG GGTTTAAGAAATGATCTGAAAGCTGCTTTGGACAAGATTGATCAGCAGTATCTAAATGAAGTTGTGGGAGGTCAGGAACCAGGAGAGGAGGACACGCAGCATGACTTGAAAGTCCATGAAGAAAACACCACCATTGAAGAACTGGAG GCTTTGGGTGAATCACTGGGACAAGGTGATGATGACAAAGACATGGATGTTATAACCAAGGTGTTGAAG TTCCTTCTTGGTGTCTGGGCAAAAGACCTCAACGGCAGAGAGGACTATGTTAAACGTGGTGTTCAGGGTAAACTGACCAGCGCCACCCAAAAACAGACCGAATCGTACCTGAAGCCCCTTTTCAGGAAACTCCGCAAAAGG AGTCTTCCTGCAGACATCAAAGAGTCGATAACAGATATTATTAAATTTATGTTGCAAAGAGAATACGTCAAG GCCAATGATGCATACCTTCAGATGGCTATAGGCAATGCACCTTGGCCTATTGGCGTGACTATGGTTGGTATTCACGCCCGCACAGGCCGTGAAAAAATCTTCTCCAAACATGTGGCTCATGTCCTGAACGATGAAACCCAGAGGAAATACATTCAG ggattgaAAAGATTGATGACAATCTGCCAGAAGCATTTCTCAACAGACCCTTCAAAATGTGTGGAGTACAATGCTTTGTGA